The Triticum aestivum cultivar Chinese Spring chromosome 3A, IWGSC CS RefSeq v2.1, whole genome shotgun sequence genome includes a region encoding these proteins:
- the LOC123062067 gene encoding protein TIC 22-like, chloroplastic: MPFDFPWLNKAASTSTPNPSLSKPNNPNPFLPIQTHLTSFVSSLPLPRAIAPPWARIPSPSSSAALPVAEIEGRLAGVPVYALANSAQEFMLVSKTHGGGDVGGSARRPPALGMLCFRREDADMLLAQMDDDMRAGSTVVPVALNKVIQLKSDGVAFRFLPDPSQVANAIKLMQDGGEFMNEGFPGVPVFQSRSLVLRNDNKRYRPVFFRKEDLDKSLHRASSDQQKPIPAVRIGDTQVSSLEDIITSMKDSSSSKWDDAVFIPPGFDIAIGSEPSHLNK; the protein is encoded by the exons ATGCCTTTCGATTTCCCATGGCTCAACAAAGCCGCCTCCACCtcgaccccaaaccctagcctgAGCAAGCCCAACAATCCAAACCCCTTCCTCCCCATCCAGACCCACCTCACCTCCTTCgtctcctccctccccctcccacggGCCATTGCGCCGCCATGGGCTCGCATCCCCTCCCCATCTTCGTCGGCGGCGCTGCCAGTCGCAGAGATCGAGGGCCGGCTCGCCGGGGTGCCCGTGTACGCTCTCGCTAACTCCGCCCAGGAATTCATGCTTGTGTCGAAAACCCACGGGGGCGGGGATGTGGGCGGAAGCGCGAGGCGTCCACCAGCGCTCGGGATGCTCTGCTTCCGGAGGGAGGACGCCGATATGCTCCTCGCACAAATGGACGACGATATGCGCGCTGGCTCCACCGTGGTACCTGTTGCGCTCAACAAG GTTATCCAACTGAAGTCTGATGGTGTGGCATTTAGATTTCTTCCTGATCCTTCTCAGGTGGCTAATGCAATTAAG TTGATGCAAGATGGAGGGGAATTTATGAATGAGGGGTTTCCAGGAGTTCCTGTTTTCCAG TCAAGGAGCCTTGTTCTAAGGAATGATAACAAGAGATATCGGCCAGTTTTCTTTAGAAAG GAGGACTTAGACAAGTCACTGCACCGAGCATCTAGTGACCAGCAAAAGCCTATCCCTGCTGTTAGGATTGGTGACACACAG GTTTCTTCTTTGGAGGATATCATCACATCAATGAAG GATAGCTCCTCCTCGAAATGGGATGATGCCGTTTTTATTCCTCCAGGTTTCGACATAGCTATTGGCTCAGAGCCATCACACCTCAACAAGTAG